In Rutidosis leptorrhynchoides isolate AG116_Rl617_1_P2 chromosome 2, CSIRO_AGI_Rlap_v1, whole genome shotgun sequence, one genomic interval encodes:
- the LOC139892128 gene encoding basic blue protein-like produces the protein MVKSSYNVSFSVACVVVMSLTLLKQISAEQHVVGGKQGWDESTDFDTWASGETFKVGDTLVFKYSPMHSVAELGSESDYKKCNVGSATNSMSDGNSVVKLTKAGTRYFACGTSGHCGQGMKVKITTVSSGSSSSSSSPSPSSSSSNASPTSTSTSTSGATCVSGSFVFATAVFVMPYLF, from the exons ATGGTGAAGAGTTCATACAACGTGTCGTTTTCCGTGGCTTGCGTTGTTGTAATGTCGTTGACGCTATTGAAACAAATTTCAGCGGAACAGCATGTTGTTGGAGGGAAACAAGGATGGGATGAATCGACCGATTTTGACACTTGGGcttctggtgaaaccttcaaagtcGGCGATACACTAG TGTTCAAGTACAGTCCAATGCATAGTGTTGCGGAGCTTGGTAGTGAGAGCGACTACAAAAAATGCAATGTGGGATCAGCTACAAATTCAATGAGCGATGGAAACAGCGTAGTGAAGTTAACTAAAGCGGGTACTCGATACTTTGCATGTGGTACAAGTGGACATTGTGGTCAGGGTATGAAGGTCAAGATTACTACTGTCTCATCAGGTTCTTCTTCCAGTtcgtcatcaccatcaccatcatcttcatcttcaaatgcATCACCAACTTCGACTTCAACTTCAACATCGGGTGCAACATGTGTTTCAGGGTCGTTTGTTTTTGCTACTGCGGTTTTTGTGATGCCTTATTTGTTTTGA